A genomic segment from Lignipirellula cremea encodes:
- a CDS encoding amidohydrolase family protein, producing the protein MLLCCALLLVSPGESAPPRTAVVEGLPDHPSRHYVLTGATIHTAPGRVLQNASIRIREGRIQAIGQDLEVPAGARVIDFSGRTLYAGLIDAYSELSETKDTKGQPSNHEHAGAPHWNDEVQPQFRVADHWRPDAKVNRSAREHGIVLRLVAPHEGILRGQSALVSTGSGEAADLLLQSSTAQHLRLTVSPNHNHGDDSRAHYPNSPMGAVALARQTFYDAQWLTSAQQAAQAEGRLARLEQNDALAELARHLDRHGLFIADGMNEQYLLRADRFAREFSLRLAVLGSGREYRRLEAVAATGRPLLLPIKFPQPPNVSTPEAAMGVSLEQMLHWDLAPENPARLARAGVKFALTSRGLKEASDFLPAVRKAVSRGLPAETALAALTTTPAELLGVADFGVLEPGKSATLIVCDGDLFADETKILETWIEGRRYPRQEEAAHPLAGMWRLSLPDPQQTTQWHLHLAGEGEKLSGDLQPDAQDRRNSKHAKRTIALQKVGLRGDRFSCLFAADYFGGSGFAQLSAVVSQPPGKATRLLGEVVWPDGRSTPITADAIPAAPVGEDKPAKTAAEKPAADKEKVAEPAADKSAGASYAVNYPLGAFGLPGPPEQPGVVLFKNAVVWTCAEQGKLPRASVLVRNGLIAAIGEDLEAPRGARVIDLEGKHLTPGLIDCHSHMATDGGINESAQAITAEVRIGDFIDSNDTTIYWQLAGGVTTSNILHGSANPIGGQNQVIKLRWGALPEEMKLAEAPPGIKFALGENVKQSNWGDRYTTRYPQTRMGVEQIIRERFQSAKEYAQNWEQWRRSPQGLPPRRDLELEAIAEILSGQRWLHCHSYRQDEILALLRTCDDFGVTIGTLQHILEGYKVADAIAAHGAMGSAFSDWWAYKLEVYDAIPHNGAMMHQAGVVVSFNSDDRELGRRLNTEAAKAIKYGGLSEVEALKFVTLNPARQLRIDQHVGSLEPGKHADLVIWNGPPLSTMSRCEQTWVDGRVYFDRTADQERRREVAGMRRTLVQKILASHEEMLDEGEEEPNEADLWPREDLFCGHGH; encoded by the coding sequence TCGGCCCCGCCCCGGACGGCGGTCGTCGAGGGTTTGCCTGACCATCCGTCCCGCCACTACGTGCTGACGGGCGCCACGATCCATACCGCGCCGGGCCGGGTACTGCAGAACGCTTCGATCAGGATTCGCGAAGGCCGCATCCAGGCGATCGGCCAGGACCTGGAAGTTCCAGCCGGCGCCAGGGTGATCGACTTCTCGGGACGCACGCTCTACGCCGGTCTGATCGACGCCTATTCCGAACTGTCGGAAACGAAAGATACGAAAGGCCAACCCAGCAACCACGAACACGCCGGCGCTCCGCACTGGAACGACGAAGTGCAGCCGCAGTTTCGGGTCGCGGATCACTGGCGACCCGACGCCAAGGTGAACCGCTCCGCCCGGGAACACGGCATCGTCCTGCGACTGGTGGCGCCCCACGAAGGCATCCTCCGCGGGCAAAGCGCCCTGGTGTCAACCGGCAGTGGAGAAGCGGCCGACCTGCTGCTGCAGTCCAGCACCGCGCAGCACCTGCGCCTGACCGTTTCCCCCAACCACAACCACGGCGACGATTCACGCGCCCATTACCCGAACTCGCCCATGGGCGCCGTCGCTCTGGCCCGGCAGACTTTTTACGACGCCCAGTGGCTGACGTCCGCCCAGCAGGCGGCCCAGGCCGAGGGACGCCTGGCTCGCCTTGAGCAGAACGATGCCCTGGCCGAACTGGCTCGTCACCTCGACCGCCACGGGCTCTTCATCGCCGACGGCATGAACGAACAGTACTTGCTGCGGGCGGATCGCTTTGCCCGCGAGTTCTCCCTGCGCCTGGCCGTGCTGGGATCGGGCCGCGAATACCGCCGGCTGGAGGCGGTCGCCGCCACGGGACGTCCGCTGTTGCTGCCGATTAAATTCCCGCAGCCGCCGAATGTCAGCACGCCGGAAGCGGCGATGGGCGTCTCCCTGGAGCAAATGCTGCACTGGGATCTGGCGCCGGAGAACCCGGCCCGACTGGCCAGGGCGGGCGTCAAATTCGCGCTCACCAGCCGCGGTCTGAAGGAAGCGTCGGACTTTTTGCCGGCCGTCCGCAAGGCCGTCTCGCGCGGATTGCCAGCCGAAACGGCCCTGGCTGCGCTCACTACCACGCCGGCCGAACTGCTGGGAGTCGCCGACTTTGGCGTGCTTGAGCCCGGCAAGTCGGCCACGCTGATCGTGTGCGACGGCGACCTGTTTGCCGACGAGACCAAGATCCTGGAAACCTGGATCGAGGGACGCCGTTACCCCCGCCAGGAAGAAGCGGCCCATCCGCTGGCCGGCATGTGGCGGCTGTCGCTTCCCGATCCCCAGCAAACGACGCAGTGGCATTTGCACCTGGCTGGCGAAGGAGAAAAACTGTCGGGCGATCTGCAGCCCGACGCCCAGGACCGGCGGAACAGCAAGCACGCCAAACGGACGATTGCCCTGCAGAAAGTCGGCCTGCGCGGCGATCGTTTCAGCTGTCTGTTCGCCGCGGACTACTTTGGCGGTTCCGGCTTCGCCCAGTTGTCGGCCGTCGTCTCCCAGCCGCCCGGCAAAGCCACCCGTTTGCTGGGCGAAGTCGTCTGGCCCGACGGCCGCTCCACGCCGATCACAGCCGACGCCATCCCGGCCGCTCCTGTCGGCGAGGACAAGCCGGCAAAGACTGCCGCCGAGAAACCTGCCGCCGACAAAGAGAAAGTCGCCGAGCCGGCCGCCGACAAGTCCGCCGGCGCCAGCTACGCGGTGAACTATCCGCTGGGCGCCTTTGGGTTGCCTGGCCCGCCGGAACAACCGGGCGTGGTGCTCTTCAAAAACGCCGTCGTCTGGACGTGCGCTGAACAAGGGAAGCTGCCCCGCGCCTCGGTGCTGGTCCGCAACGGCCTGATCGCTGCGATTGGCGAAGACCTGGAAGCTCCCCGCGGCGCCCGGGTCATCGACCTGGAAGGGAAGCACCTCACTCCCGGCCTGATCGACTGCCATTCGCACATGGCGACCGACGGCGGCATCAACGAGAGCGCCCAGGCGATCACGGCTGAGGTCCGCATTGGCGACTTCATCGACAGCAACGATACGACCATCTACTGGCAGCTGGCAGGCGGCGTGACGACCTCGAACATTCTGCATGGATCGGCCAATCCGATCGGCGGCCAGAACCAGGTCATCAAGCTTCGCTGGGGCGCTCTGCCGGAAGAAATGAAGCTGGCCGAGGCCCCGCCCGGCATCAAGTTCGCCCTGGGGGAGAACGTCAAACAGAGCAACTGGGGAGACCGCTACACCACCCGCTATCCGCAAACGCGCATGGGGGTCGAGCAGATCATTCGCGAGCGTTTCCAGTCCGCCAAAGAGTACGCCCAGAACTGGGAGCAGTGGCGACGATCGCCCCAGGGGCTGCCGCCGCGTCGCGATCTGGAACTGGAAGCGATTGCGGAGATCCTGTCCGGGCAGCGCTGGCTGCACTGCCACAGCTATCGGCAGGACGAGATCCTGGCCCTGCTGCGTACGTGCGACGATTTTGGCGTCACGATCGGCACGCTGCAGCACATTCTGGAAGGGTACAAAGTGGCCGATGCGATCGCCGCCCATGGCGCGATGGGCTCGGCCTTCTCCGACTGGTGGGCGTACAAGCTCGAAGTGTACGACGCCATTCCCCACAACGGCGCCATGATGCACCAGGCCGGCGTGGTCGTCTCCTTTAATTCCGACGACCGCGAACTGGGCCGGCGCCTCAATACGGAAGCCGCCAAGGCAATCAAGTACGGCGGGCTGTCCGAAGTGGAAGCCCTGAAGTTTGTCACCTTGAACCCGGCCCGTCAGCTGCGCATCGACCAGCATGTCGGATCGCTGGAGCCGGGCAAACACGCGGACCTGGTGATCTGGAACGGTCCGCCGCTTTCTACGATGTCCCGCTGCGAGCAGACCTGGGTGGACGGTCGTGTGTACTTTGACCGGACCGCTGACCAGGAACGCCGCCGCGAAGTGGCCGGCATGCGTCGCACGCTGGTGCAGAAGATTCTCGCCTCGCACGAAGAGATGCTGGACGAAGGCGAAGAGGAACCGAACGAGGCCGACCTGTGGCCGCGCGAAGATCTCTTTTGCGGACACGGCCACTAA
- a CDS encoding PVC-type heme-binding CxxCH protein has translation MIAWRLLFCGPLPTFSLTGLACLAVAWTGIAADAAENKAAAAPSPTGAVVKLHDGFEFTEGPAADGQGNLYFTDIPNSRIHKVHAQGKLTTFLENSGKANGLMFDSQGQLYACRGGARQIARIDPATQAITSLVENTAEAPVGAPNDLVLDRAGGVYFTDPGANEIYYLSAKGKLSRFADGIARPNGVILSPDEKTLYVIPSGQSDMIAYDVPSPGQPQKPRTFCTLEQVNGQQNTGGDGATVDEHGNLYIASRAGVQVFDPQGKPLSVIRDQAFAYPLHPSNLTFGGPHQKTLFITARKALYAVEMNVAGHRFTGLVPPAKKPEPQAHAPEGEPETQALAPLEAARTMITPEGFTVNLFAGEPEVRQPISFCIDDRGRIWVAEAYNYPFRDKEPQDRILILEDTDGDGTADKRTVFYDKLGYVTGIEVGFGGVWVMSPPEMLFIPDRDGDDKPDGPPEVLLDGFGNTTSAHNIANGFSWGPDGWLYAGHGRTSPSDVGPPGTPAEERIHFDGGVYRYHPTRHLFEGFCDGTTNPWGVDFDDYGQAFISNCVNPHLFHAIQGAHYEPWRNRPSSQYAYERVPTIADHLHWVGEKPLDSATGAPEQLALGGGHAHCGTMVYLGDNWPDRYRNTVMMGNIHGHRINNDFLQRNGSTYTATHGPDVMIAADPWFKAVTLQYGPDGAVYVSDWSDTGECHDYKNTQRQTGRIFKMSYGGFDAVRVDMAGLSNDELVARQLHKNDWHVRHARRVLQERSAAGDDMTAVHQQLRQMFAENADPTRKLRALWALFVTGGADDDFLLAQLSHENEYVRAWAVRLLTEGDAVTPAALKEYARLAADDPSPVVRLHLASAVTRLPLDDRWSIVEQLVQHEEDADDTTLPLMFWYGLEPLVPHDKARAVQLLRVVKIPKLRTFLARRAATRE, from the coding sequence ATGATCGCCTGGCGTTTACTTTTTTGCGGACCGTTGCCGACCTTCTCCCTGACCGGCCTCGCTTGCCTGGCTGTCGCCTGGACCGGCATCGCGGCGGACGCAGCCGAAAACAAGGCCGCCGCCGCTCCGAGTCCCACCGGCGCCGTGGTGAAGCTTCACGACGGGTTCGAGTTCACCGAAGGACCGGCCGCCGACGGCCAGGGGAACCTGTACTTCACCGACATCCCGAACAGTCGCATCCATAAAGTCCACGCGCAGGGGAAGCTCACGACTTTCCTGGAGAACTCCGGCAAGGCGAACGGGCTGATGTTCGACAGCCAGGGCCAGCTGTACGCCTGCCGCGGCGGAGCCCGCCAGATCGCACGGATTGATCCGGCCACCCAGGCGATCACGTCGCTCGTCGAGAACACGGCCGAGGCGCCGGTGGGAGCGCCGAACGACCTCGTACTGGATCGCGCCGGAGGTGTCTACTTCACCGACCCCGGCGCCAACGAGATCTACTATCTGTCTGCGAAAGGGAAGCTCAGCCGCTTTGCCGACGGCATTGCCCGCCCGAACGGCGTGATCCTGTCGCCGGACGAAAAAACGCTGTACGTGATTCCCAGCGGCCAGTCCGACATGATTGCCTACGACGTTCCCTCACCGGGCCAGCCGCAAAAGCCGCGCACCTTCTGCACGCTGGAGCAGGTCAACGGCCAGCAGAACACCGGCGGCGACGGCGCCACCGTCGACGAACACGGCAATCTGTACATCGCCAGCAGGGCGGGCGTCCAGGTGTTTGACCCGCAAGGGAAGCCGCTGTCGGTGATCCGCGACCAGGCATTCGCTTATCCGTTGCATCCGTCCAACCTGACCTTTGGCGGCCCGCACCAGAAGACTCTCTTCATCACGGCCCGCAAGGCGCTGTACGCCGTGGAGATGAACGTCGCCGGCCATCGTTTTACGGGCCTGGTTCCGCCGGCGAAGAAACCGGAACCGCAGGCCCATGCCCCCGAAGGCGAGCCGGAAACGCAAGCCCTCGCCCCGCTGGAAGCGGCCCGCACCATGATCACGCCGGAAGGCTTTACGGTGAACCTGTTCGCTGGCGAGCCGGAAGTGCGCCAGCCGATCTCTTTTTGTATCGACGATCGCGGCCGCATCTGGGTGGCCGAGGCGTACAACTACCCGTTCCGCGATAAAGAGCCGCAGGACCGCATCCTGATTCTCGAAGACACCGACGGCGATGGCACGGCCGACAAACGCACCGTGTTTTATGACAAGCTCGGTTACGTGACAGGCATCGAAGTCGGCTTCGGCGGCGTCTGGGTGATGTCGCCGCCGGAGATGCTGTTCATTCCCGATCGGGACGGCGACGACAAACCTGACGGCCCGCCTGAAGTCCTGCTGGACGGCTTTGGCAATACGACGAGCGCCCATAACATCGCCAACGGTTTCAGCTGGGGGCCCGATGGCTGGCTGTACGCAGGACATGGGCGAACGTCTCCTTCCGATGTCGGCCCGCCCGGCACTCCGGCTGAGGAACGCATCCACTTCGACGGCGGCGTGTACCGCTATCATCCGACGCGGCATCTGTTTGAAGGTTTTTGCGACGGCACGACCAACCCCTGGGGCGTCGACTTCGACGACTACGGCCAGGCGTTTATCTCCAACTGCGTGAATCCCCATCTGTTCCACGCCATCCAGGGCGCCCATTACGAACCGTGGCGGAACCGTCCCTCCAGCCAGTACGCTTATGAACGGGTGCCAACGATCGCCGATCACCTGCACTGGGTCGGCGAGAAACCGCTCGACTCCGCCACCGGCGCGCCCGAACAACTGGCCCTGGGCGGCGGCCACGCCCACTGCGGCACGATGGTTTACCTGGGCGACAACTGGCCTGATCGATACCGCAACACCGTGATGATGGGGAACATCCACGGCCATCGCATCAATAACGACTTTCTCCAGCGGAACGGCTCCACTTATACGGCCACGCATGGGCCCGATGTCATGATCGCCGCCGACCCCTGGTTCAAAGCAGTGACCCTGCAGTACGGTCCCGACGGCGCTGTGTATGTCAGCGACTGGTCCGATACGGGCGAGTGCCACGACTACAAGAATACGCAGCGGCAAACGGGACGCATCTTCAAAATGAGCTACGGCGGGTTCGACGCCGTCCGGGTCGACATGGCGGGGCTCAGCAACGACGAACTGGTCGCCCGGCAGCTGCACAAAAACGACTGGCATGTCCGCCACGCCCGGCGCGTGCTGCAGGAACGGTCGGCCGCCGGCGACGACATGACAGCCGTCCATCAGCAGCTGAGGCAAATGTTCGCGGAGAACGCCGACCCCACCCGTAAACTGCGGGCGTTGTGGGCGCTGTTTGTCACAGGCGGAGCCGACGACGACTTCCTGCTCGCTCAGCTTTCGCATGAGAACGAGTACGTGCGAGCCTGGGCCGTGCGGCTGCTGACTGAAGGGGACGCCGTGACGCCGGCCGCCCTGAAGGAGTACGCCCGGCTGGCTGCCGACGACCCCTCGCCGGTGGTGCGATTGCACCTCGCGAGCGCCGTGACCCGCCTGCCGCTGGATGATCGCTGGTCGATCGTGGAGCAGCTGGTGCAGCACGAGGAGGACGCCGACGACACCACGCTGCCGCTGATGTTCTGGTACGGCCTGGAGCCGCTCGTCCCGCACGACAAAGCCCGGGCCGTGCAGTTGCTGCGAGTCGTAAAAATCCCCAAACTGCGAACGTTCCTCGCCCGCCGGGCCGCCACGCGGGAGTAG
- a CDS encoding EI24 domain-containing protein produces the protein MNRADSHLWMADPATSPWGCFWEGLQTPWWGFWYLWRRPSLWRYAVMPIVMNLLITSLVLLVLVGGGVWLFAWIHPWFAGGEGWTGWIWFAVEAGVWLLAAAASCVAAFLTWRVLSGILCGYFFGKLVEEVESELGLADRDIRTVSLGYEIWDVGLGVALLLGSTSGFLLLGAVPLIGPPLGFLGMSWYGLYATGVEYLSYPQAIRGSRLFDQYRFGRQQHFHTLGVGAVQTAGQLLPLFGAATVTAGVVGCVLLHRRLTNKLSIVSVEAIAKS, from the coding sequence ATGAACCGCGCTGACTCGCATCTGTGGATGGCGGACCCTGCGACCTCGCCGTGGGGCTGCTTCTGGGAAGGACTCCAAACCCCCTGGTGGGGCTTCTGGTACTTGTGGCGGCGACCGTCGCTCTGGCGTTACGCCGTGATGCCGATCGTGATGAACCTGCTGATCACCTCGCTGGTTTTGCTGGTGCTGGTGGGCGGCGGTGTCTGGCTGTTCGCCTGGATTCATCCCTGGTTCGCCGGGGGGGAAGGCTGGACCGGCTGGATCTGGTTCGCGGTGGAGGCCGGCGTCTGGTTGCTGGCGGCGGCGGCCAGTTGCGTGGCGGCATTCCTGACCTGGCGAGTCTTAAGCGGCATCCTGTGCGGCTATTTCTTCGGCAAGCTGGTGGAAGAGGTCGAAAGCGAACTGGGACTCGCGGACAGAGACATCCGTACCGTTTCCCTGGGCTACGAAATCTGGGACGTCGGCCTGGGAGTCGCGTTGCTGCTGGGTTCGACCAGCGGCTTCCTTTTGCTGGGCGCCGTCCCGCTGATCGGCCCGCCGCTGGGCTTTCTCGGCATGAGCTGGTACGGCCTGTACGCCACAGGCGTTGAGTACCTGAGTTATCCCCAGGCGATCCGCGGCAGCCGACTGTTTGACCAGTACCGCTTCGGCCGGCAGCAGCATTTCCACACGCTTGGAGTTGGCGCCGTCCAGACGGCGGGACAACTTTTGCCGCTGTTCGGCGCCGCGACCGTCACCGCCGGAGTCGTCGGCTGCGTGCTGTTGCATCGCCGTTTGACAAACAAGCTGAGCATCGTTTCCGTCGAGGCAATCGCGAAAAGCTAA
- a CDS encoding amidohydrolase family protein produces MSALASQTTFLFRLVVGGLLLSAGSFAWAGPEVPGAPQQRPIALVGGMIVPVDGPTIEKGTVLFEDGKITAVGKKVDLPDDVQVIDVTGKRVYPGLFESMSAMGLIEIDSIRASRDYAEVGELNPNVRAEKAVNPDSELIPVTRSNGVLLALTAPKTGLLAGRSAVLQLDGWSTEDLTLQANVGLHLNWPAMSPIFEWESEKSAKEQVEARDKMLRQLQLAFDEARAYQKLRAAEPTAPVDARLESLLPVLAGDIPVIVQAEEVRQIQAALAFVEREGLRMILYGGYDAERCARLLKERQIPVILGGVHRLPRRNDDDYDAPFTLPARLHAAGVKFCIAGSGRFGASTARNLPYHAATAVAYGLPADVALEAITLAPAEILGVADRVGSLTVGKDATLIITTGDPLETSTAVEAAYIQGRRVDLSNRQQRLWKKYEQKYRQQR; encoded by the coding sequence ATGTCCGCTCTGGCTAGCCAGACGACGTTTCTCTTCCGGCTGGTCGTTGGCGGCCTGCTGCTGTCTGCGGGCTCCTTCGCCTGGGCGGGGCCTGAGGTGCCAGGGGCGCCGCAGCAACGGCCGATCGCCCTGGTCGGCGGCATGATCGTGCCGGTCGATGGGCCGACGATTGAAAAAGGAACGGTCCTGTTTGAAGACGGCAAGATCACGGCCGTCGGCAAAAAGGTCGACCTGCCCGACGACGTCCAGGTGATCGACGTCACCGGCAAGCGGGTCTATCCGGGCCTGTTCGAGTCCATGTCGGCGATGGGACTGATCGAGATCGACTCCATTCGCGCTTCACGCGACTACGCCGAAGTGGGCGAGCTGAACCCGAACGTCCGGGCGGAAAAGGCCGTCAATCCCGACAGCGAGTTGATCCCCGTGACCCGCTCCAACGGCGTGCTGCTCGCCCTGACCGCTCCCAAAACGGGCCTGCTGGCCGGCCGTAGCGCCGTGCTGCAGCTGGATGGCTGGTCAACCGAAGACCTCACCCTGCAGGCGAACGTGGGGCTGCATTTGAACTGGCCCGCCATGTCTCCCATCTTTGAATGGGAGTCGGAAAAGTCGGCCAAAGAGCAGGTGGAAGCCCGCGATAAAATGCTTCGCCAGCTGCAGCTGGCCTTTGACGAAGCGCGGGCCTACCAGAAGTTGCGGGCCGCCGAACCAACCGCGCCGGTCGACGCCCGGCTGGAATCGCTGCTGCCGGTGCTGGCGGGCGATATCCCCGTGATCGTGCAGGCGGAAGAGGTGCGGCAGATCCAGGCCGCCTTGGCGTTTGTGGAGCGGGAAGGCTTGCGGATGATCCTGTACGGCGGGTACGACGCCGAGCGCTGCGCCCGACTGCTCAAAGAGCGGCAGATCCCGGTGATCCTGGGCGGCGTGCATCGTCTGCCCCGGCGGAACGACGACGACTACGACGCTCCGTTTACGCTACCGGCCCGACTGCACGCCGCCGGCGTCAAGTTCTGCATCGCCGGTTCCGGCCGCTTCGGCGCCTCGACCGCGCGGAACTTGCCGTACCACGCGGCGACGGCCGTTGCGTACGGCCTGCCGGCCGATGTCGCCCTGGAAGCAATCACCCTGGCGCCGGCCGAGATCCTGGGCGTGGCCGATCGGGTCGGCTCCCTCACCGTCGGCAAAGACGCCACGCTGATCATCACGACCGGCGACCCGCTGGAAACTTCCACCGCGGTGGAAGCAGCCTACATCCAGGGCCGCCGCGTCGACCTGTCCAACCGCCAGCAGCGTCTTTGGAAAAAATACGAACAGAAGTATCGCCAGCAGCGATAA
- a CDS encoding MATE family efflux transporter has product MEEAKERENWWTRPCGGFEVLRIALPMVVSTMSFTIMLFCDRMFLSWYSTEAMAASLPAGMLNWSMLSLPLGVAMYSQTFVAQYHGAGRDDRIGAAIFQGLRIGLYASPLFVLTACFAPLFFMAFDHSTEMVELEAAYLGILAIGGPASLMGAALSAFFIGRGATQVVMKVDILVSLLNIALDAVLIFGLLGLPAMGITGAAIATVIAQWSRVTAFWVLFQQGDNPTRYAFAAGRKFDGELLKRMVRFGGPNGLQMVLEASACTIFVLFVAKLGKLEAAATLVAFNVNMVAFLPMVGAGVAVSTLVGQQLGRQRPDMAARATWTAVVLSLMYTSVFGVIYIVAPDLFMMGHAAGAEDFEPIRQVATVLLRFVAAYCLFDSVQLIFVSAIKGAGDTRFVLVVTLIMSTVFVVGGWAADQYGHFGLYGWWWMITGWIWTFCLIYGLRFVQGKWRTMSVIDDDLPPDLLDQDQPVAAAVEPAADLNEPVSGVR; this is encoded by the coding sequence ATGGAGGAGGCAAAGGAACGAGAGAACTGGTGGACGCGGCCCTGCGGCGGGTTCGAGGTGCTGCGCATCGCCTTGCCGATGGTCGTCTCGACCATGTCGTTTACGATCATGCTGTTCTGCGACCGCATGTTCCTGTCCTGGTACAGCACCGAGGCGATGGCCGCTTCCCTGCCGGCCGGCATGCTCAACTGGTCGATGCTCAGCCTGCCGCTGGGCGTGGCCATGTACAGCCAGACCTTCGTCGCCCAGTACCACGGCGCCGGTCGCGACGACCGGATTGGCGCCGCCATTTTCCAGGGGTTGCGGATCGGCCTGTATGCGTCCCCGCTGTTTGTGCTGACGGCCTGTTTTGCTCCGTTGTTCTTCATGGCGTTTGACCATTCGACCGAAATGGTCGAGCTGGAAGCGGCTTACCTGGGTATCCTGGCGATCGGCGGGCCGGCCAGTCTGATGGGTGCTGCGCTCAGCGCGTTCTTCATCGGCCGCGGCGCCACCCAGGTGGTGATGAAGGTCGATATCCTGGTTTCGCTGCTGAATATTGCGCTCGACGCGGTGCTGATCTTTGGTCTGCTCGGCCTGCCGGCGATGGGCATCACGGGCGCCGCCATCGCCACGGTGATTGCGCAGTGGAGCCGGGTGACGGCGTTCTGGGTGCTGTTCCAGCAGGGCGACAACCCGACCCGTTACGCCTTTGCAGCCGGACGAAAGTTTGACGGAGAGTTGCTCAAACGGATGGTCCGCTTCGGCGGTCCGAACGGTCTGCAGATGGTGCTGGAAGCCAGCGCCTGTACGATCTTTGTCCTGTTTGTGGCGAAGCTCGGCAAGCTGGAAGCGGCCGCCACGCTGGTAGCGTTTAATGTGAACATGGTCGCTTTCTTGCCGATGGTCGGGGCGGGTGTGGCGGTCAGCACGCTGGTCGGCCAGCAGCTGGGCCGGCAGCGTCCTGACATGGCGGCCCGGGCGACCTGGACGGCCGTCGTGCTATCGCTGATGTATACGAGCGTGTTCGGCGTGATTTATATCGTGGCGCCCGACTTGTTCATGATGGGCCATGCCGCCGGCGCGGAAGACTTTGAACCGATCCGCCAGGTGGCGACCGTGCTGCTCCGCTTTGTCGCGGCGTATTGCCTGTTTGATTCCGTGCAGCTGATTTTTGTGTCGGCCATCAAGGGGGCCGGCGACACCCGGTTTGTGCTGGTGGTCACGCTGATCATGTCGACCGTGTTTGTCGTCGGCGGCTGGGCGGCCGACCAGTACGGGCACTTCGGTTTATACGGCTGGTGGTGGATGATCACTGGCTGGATCTGGACCTTCTGCCTGATCTACGGCCTGCGGTTCGTCCAGGGGAAATGGCGCACCATGAGCGTAATAGACGACGACCTGCCGCCCGACCTGCTCGACCAGGACCAGCCTGTCGCCGCTGCTGTCGAACCGGCCGCCGATCTGAATGAGCCGGTTTCCGGCGTCCGCTGA